The genomic stretch GGGGAGAAGGGGTTGGGGGTGAGGAAGGAATAAGGTCAGGAAGCTGAGCAATTACAGCCTTATAATTGATGATCGAATGGTCTCGATATGCCTTTTCGGGGCTATCCCGGACCGCCCGGTGGGGCTGTCCGAGGCGGACTCGACCACCGGTCCTGACTTTTTCGACGATCTCATAATGGCCCTCAGGAGACGACCCATGCCGACCAAGAAACACTCCCCCAAAGGGACGAAAACGAAGCAGACCGTCACCCGAAAAACCGCGCCGGCGAAATCGAAATCTTCCCGAAAACAGGCGGCGCCCGTAAAACCGAAGGATTCCCCCCAAAAAACCGCGGCGCCGAAGCGCAAGACCGCGCACCAAGCGGCCGTCCCGGCGCCGGCGATACGCGTCGAGGCGCTCAAGAAGACCATCGCCTATTATTACCTGCTTTCTTACTGCCCGCCGGCGGAGGTCGCCGGGTTTGCCGGGGTCACGGCGCCATTGCGGAAAGCTTTGGCAGATACGGCCGGGATGAGCGAGGCGGCGTACTTTAGAGCCGTTCTCCCCGAAGTCTGCCGACGGATCGTCTCGTACCACGAAGCGACCCGCGAACCGAGTCCGCAATGGGTGAACGCGCTCGTCAACAGCGCCGCCGCCGCGGAGAAAAGCCCCAAGAACCTCTCCCGTTTCCAGGAGGAAATGACGAAAGTGGCCCGCCTGCCGGGGCGGGCCCTGCCCGAAAACCGTCTGCACCGCAAGAAGGGCTGTCAGTATTGCCACCTGCCCTGCGCCTACGGGTATTTCACGCTGATCTCCGAGCCGGTGTTCGGCGGTTTGCAGGAGCTGCTGCAAGCCGAAATGCAGAAACCCGCCAGCGAACGGTCCCCGCTCCGGCCGGTATGGGGTTTTACCGCCGCCCATCTGGCGAAAACCCTGCCATCCCAACAGGGATATATCCATCGGGAGCATCTGGGCAACTTGGCTTATTGTCTGCTGATGCTATCGATGGCCAAATCGCGCCTAGCCTTTCCGGACGCCCAATTGCAATCATTTCAGACGGCCAACCAGGAGTTTATCCAAGGCGGGTGATCCGCCCTTCCGGTCGCAACCAAGGGCTTTACAAACGCCCGTCCGCGTTATATAATCACTTCACAACCAAATAAACCTGAGTATACAATCCCAAAAGCTCCCCACTCCGCTCAGGACCTTTCAAAAGGCGCAGTCCGCCTGTAATCGGTCCAAAGCGTGTTCAAGGAGCTTTTTATTTTTCACAATCCGAAAGGAGGCGTCCAGTAAAAAAAGGCTTGCCTGATTTTAAGCAAAATTCTTTGTGAGGCCTTCCCCCATAGCATTCCCACTCTCCTCACGCCAAACCGGTTTTTTCCCGGTTTCATCTTCTACCCTGTATGCAAAAAGGAGAGATAAAATGAACGAGAATCGAAATCCCATCGAATCACAGCCGGAATCCGGGGAAGTCCGCAGCGCCGAACAGCAAGCCCTGGACGACGCCACCTTCGAATCCGACACCCACATCGAACAGACCGGGGATTTTCAACAGGCCGAGGCCATTCAGAACACTTCAACGGCGCTGGCCAAACCCTCCGTTGCGGTGGAGCAAGCCGAGGCCGCGCCGATTCCGCTGACGCGACCCGAGGATGATGGCGGAATGGGCGGACCAACGGAAGTGCGCGGAGACCCTACGCCAAGCTCAGGGCAGGCTCTGGATCAGGCGACAGCCGGCGGCGATGCTCCCGGCGGCGACGACGCCACTCCGATCGACCTGCCGGACTTGCGGCGCGTTGCGGCGGCGGAGGAACAGCGGTCCGAGCAAATCCGCCCCGCCGAACAACCGCAGGATCGCCTCGAGTACGATAAACCCGAAGCGCAAATCGACGCCGAGGAGCGGGCGCAATCTCCCGGCGGCCGGTTCGAGAGGCCGGGCAATACTGCCGCAAATGGGATCAACGACATCCTCAGCGGCGGCGGGCATTCCGGATTGCAGGGTGACCCATTCGAAACCGGCGGCCCGCTGAAGAAAGGAAGCGGCGGAACCAAGGGCGGCCTTTTCGATGAGGGAGGTCCGCAAGGATTGGAGAACCCGGGCGATACGGTCGAAAAAATCCAGGGTCTTATGGGGAATCCGATGGAGAGCAAGGATCCCGGCAAGATGGGCGGCGGTCCGGGATCGATCCATCCGAAGTTCGATCACGCTCAAGCCGGCGGCGAGCCGTATTACAGCGGATACCACAGTTATAACTTTACATTCGATGAAGGAGCCAAGAAATTTTCCGGGGATCAGAAAGCCCGGGAAGCCGGCCGCCGGAACAGCGAGGCGGAATTGGACCTTGTCGGGCCGATCCATATCAGCGGCAAGGCCACCGACAAGAAAGGCAAAGACCCGTGCAATTCAAAGGAACAAGCCGACCAGCTTCTGTGTGCCGGCAGCAAACCCAAACAGGTGGACGATCCGGAACAGCCACCGGATCCGAAAAAGCCGAAAGGCAGCGCCCAGAAACAGATGGGACATCCGGATGAAGGTCAGGGCGGCGGGCAGACCAAACCGGGAAAGGCGGAAGACATCAATCAAGCCAAAGCGGGCGGAATCCTGGTGAAGGATCCGGCGTATGGTCAGGGCGGCCAGGGAGACGGTCAGGTGCTCTTCACCAAGCACCCCGGCCAGGTGACCGATTACGGCTATGAGGGCGGCAAGGCGCCGCTCAGCGGGGGCGTCCGCACATACCGTGATCAGGTGATCGACCCGGCGGAGCCGACTGTCGGTCTCAATCGGCATGCGGATAAAAGCGCCAATCTTTCCGAAGAGGAAGGAACAAGCGGCGGCACGATCGACCAAAAACCCGCTGACGGAAAAGATGCGTAATCGCTTGCCACCGCCTTCCGCTTGCGGAACGACGAGGATGCCGGAAACGGGATCGAACGGCATCCTTGTCCCTCTGCGTTATCCGGAAATGGTACGCTCCGCCAATCGCGGCGGGAAAGCCCGCCGGGTGAAAGACCGCGGCCGGGGGAAACCCGCGGCGTGTACAACAAACCCACATTATCGGGGACGCAGCGTACTTTGTTGGCGGCGACGGATTCAGGACATCGTACCCGCGCATGGCAGAGACGGCACCGGAAGATGGGACCAAAGACGGCGGCGCGATGGGAGTGGTCGACCGGCCGAATCAGGGGGGCGCCTGAAGGCAAAAATCGGGCCAGACAGATTGCCCCTTTCCCGGCAAGAGATGGTTTCCCCAACCGGATCGACGCGATCCGGCCGGCCGGTCCGGCATCCGGCTTGCCGGGAAGCCCGGCGATGAATAAGGAGAAAACATGATGGCAGACCCGCGACAATCCTCCATGGAACTCGGCAGAGAGACCGGCGAACGCCGCGCGGCGGAAGTCCAAACCTTGGACGACGCCACCTTCGAACCCCGCACATTTATTGAGCAATCCGGCGACATGCAGCAAGCCGAAGCGGTTCAGACCGCGCTGGTGGCGATGATCGATGCCGCTTCGGCGCGCGATGTCGGCGCCACGCCCCTGCCCATCCCACGGCCCGAGGACAGGAGTGTAATGGGAAGCCTGCCGGTTATCCGCGGCGATATAGACCAGGCAACCCTCGGCGCAGATGACGTCCGGCACGACGCCACCCCGATCCCCCTGCCGGGAAAAGCGGATCCCCTCGGCGCCACGCCGATCACCCTGCCGCAAATGAGGATTCAGCCGGAAGAGGAAGAAGGCCATCCGCCCGAGCCGCCCGACCTCGATCACAATCCTTATCCCGAAGAGATGCTCAAGGCATCGGAAGACGCCAGCCTGCAAGGGCGGATGCCCAAGATCCGCGACGATCTGGACCAGACATCCGCCGCAAGCGGTAAGGAGGAAGCCACCCCGATCAACCTTCCCGGGCCGCAGGCCGCATCCGTAGCCGCCGGGTTGAACGGCGGTTCCGTGGCGAGCAAGGCGGCGGCCGAGGATAAATGGGAGGCACCCAACGCCGACCGCCTGGACGGGAAGATGGCGGCCGGTTTTCCCGCCGGATCCGGCGCGCCGGTGGAATTCGAGAAGCCGATCCTGCACAAGGAATTGAAAGACCTGGATGCCGGCCTCGGGAAACTGGAGGATATCGACGGCCTGACCCCCGGCCCAGGAAAGCTCAGCGGCGCAACGGGCGAAAAGAAACCCAAGGAAGGGTTCATGGACGGCATGCCGGGGTTGCAGGGTTTCGAGGGCGGCCCCGCGGAGTTGAAAAACGATGCGGGCATGCGCACCGGTCCGGCACCCGGGATCCCGGGCTGGCAGAGTCCCTTCCCGCCCGGAAAAGGCCCCAATCAGTGGGCGGATACCAGCGCGGGCGGCGCGCAAAAACCCAAAACGCCCAGCTCGGGCAAGACCAGCGGTCAGAGCAAGCCGGCGGGCCAATCAGGCAAATCAGGCCAATCCCAATCGGGTGGAAAAGTAACCATGGTGACGGCGGTCGTCGGTCCGGATGGAAAAGTAACCTACAGCGACAAGATGACGTCGGAGTATGGCTGTGAGAAAACCAAAGCGGGCGCCATGAAAGCCGGCCCCGGTCTCGGACACGAAGGTTCGATCGATGTCAACTGCGGCGGCGGAAATCATTTCTTCGTGACGTGGAACGAAAACGGCGTGACGGGATACACGTACTATGAACCTTCCAGCAAGAACTCGGATGAGGAAATGCGACACGGCAAGGATCCCAGCCGGCCGCTCAGCGAGCAGATGGACTACGACCGGATGAACCCGAAGTTCGACTCGGGCCAGATCTCGAACTATCCCGAAGAGCACGCCGCCGGCGCGCAGGGCGGCGGCATGCTGAGCGAAGAGCACGAGAAAGCGATCAAACGGACCTTGGAGCACAAGGCCAAGCTGGCTCACTCCGCGCCCAAGTCCGGCGCCGAGCTGGTCACCGACCCGCCCTCGCCCGATCCCGGGAAGAAATCGGAGGCGGCCGGGAAAGAGGGGTGAACCGATCGCTCTGTTTCCAGAAGAAGGAGATTGCCCCGGCCCGCCCGCCGGGGGTTCCGGGACGGGCTTCGCTCCCTCCGGCCGCCCCCGCTCCGCGAGGACATGCTCGCAAAGATATTGGAAAAGGTCGTTTTCAGCACCTTAGTACACAAAGAAATCCTTTCCGGAGAGTGGACGACGGATAATCCACGACAACCCCCACTCGAAGCCCGCGAAGGCGGCGAAACGCCCGAAGGCGCCGGTCGGCAAACGCTGGACGACGCCACGTTCGAGCCGTTGGCACAAATCGAACAAACCGGCGACTTCCAGCAGGCCGAAGCGGTCCAAACGGCGCCGACCGCGCTGGTCGACTCGACCGCATCGGCCCGGGACACCGGAGTCACCCCCCAGCCCATCCCGCGTCCGGAGGACAGCATCGTGAAGGGAAGCCTGCCGGCCATCCGCGGCGACATCGACCGGATAACCGCGGATGCGGACGACGGCCGCCTCGACGCCACTCCGATCCCCCTGCCCGGCAAAGAGGGACCGGCCGGCGCCACGCCGATTACCCTGCCGCAGATGAGGGTTCAACCGGAGGAGGAAGAAGAAGGCCATCCGCCCGAACCGCCCAACCTCGATCACAACCCCCATCCGGATGCGATGATGAAGGCACCGGAATCCGGCAGCCTCCGCGACCGGATGCCGAAGATCCGCGGCGACCTGGATCAAGCAACCGCAGGCGGCGGAGGGAAGCATGAAGCCACCCCGATCAACCTTCCCGGGCCCGAAAACGCGGCCGCAGACGAGATCCGCACCATCCCGGTTTTCCTCCCCGGAGAAAAATCCGGGCCGGCGCTGATTCCCGAGAACGACATGATGCCGCATGCCGGTTCCGGCGGAGAAACCGATATCCTTCCGGAATCGCTTCCCTGTCGGGCGTGGAAAGAGCGAAGACCGGACCGGCTCTGAAACCGGAGAACGACATTGTGCCGGATGCCCGTTACCGCGGAGAAGCCGACAGCCTGCCTTTGCCGATCCCGTTGCCGAAGGATGCTCCCTCCGGCCAGGCAGTCGATCCATCCGACAACGAACAGCTCAAACGGCGGAAACAGAAAGACGCCGGCGACGTTGATTCCGCCGCCGGGAAATGACCGGCGGGCGGAACGGGAAAATCCGGCTTCGACCGCAGGCACCGGCCGGAGGAGTTCGCTATGCCTTTTTCGTATTTTGTTTTTCCCGCGGAGGTTCATTCCAACAGCCGAGATTTCGAAATCCGGCGGGCGGTGCATAACGCGCGCCCGATGCGCGGCGTGTTCGCCAGGCGCCCGGTGGCGCAGGCGGAGTGCGCCCTGTTCATAGGTACGTATCCCGGGCGCCGGATCCGGATGGAAGAATGGCGCCGGAAGGTGAAAGCCTACGCCGACCGGCACGCCGTATCCCTCGAGGCGGCGAAATGGACGCTCAACCGCATGACCTTCAGCCTCGAGCGCATGGAGCCGGGGTTCCTGCTCGATCCATCGGACGAAAACGGCGAGTTGCTGCCGGAATTTACGAACCACCTCGCCGGGTTGGTCAACGAGCCTCCCCCGGGCTGCGCCGCCAACGCCGTCTTCGCCTACAACCGCGTACGCGCACGGTTCGAGGTGTGGCTGCAGAACGCGGTGCGGGCGGGCGAGGAAATCTATGCCTATTACGGTTCCCGTTACCGTCGTGATTACCCGGTCGGTGAGGTTGCGGAGGATTCACCGTTCCATGTCATCCCGGCGGACAGCAAACTGATCCCGTATCCCGGGCGCGCGCTGGTCCCGGCGGAAAGGGTATGATGGAGCAGGAACCATGGCGTCTTCGCCATGGCATCTTCGATCGCAGGAAAAGGAGTGTGCCGCATGATGGAAAAAATGGAATTCGACCCCGGCCGCGACGAAGGAGTCGGCGATCCGGAGGACCGGGAGGCGATGCGCCGGTTGGACGACGTTACGGAAGAACCGGCCGCGGCGGTCGAACGGGCCGGCGACTTCCGGGAGGCGGAGGCGATCCAGGGCGAGTTCGTGTCCGCCGTCATCGGCGGCGGAAAAGTCCCGGGCGCGACGCCGCTCCCCATCCCGCGTCCCGCGGACGCCGCCGAACCCGGGAAACCGCCGGAGGATGCCGTTGAGGTGCAGGTAGACGGCAAGCGCGGACGGCCTTCCCCGACCTTCACCCTGGACGGCCAAGGCGCCGTCCCATCTCCCGGCATCGCCGGAGAGGCCGCGTTGGCAGCGCCCCGGGAAACGCAATCCGGCGGCGCACCCGGCCAAGCCGGATCGTCCGCGCCGGGAATGGAAGCCAAGAACGCCGTGGATGAAGAGGATCTGCGGCAAATGGCGCAGGCACAGAAGGATAAAAAATCCCCGGCGACTCAATCGAATATCCAGCAGGGCAAGCATCCCAGTGGAAAAGAGGCGATAAAGAACATCCGATAACCTGCGGCGGAGGATGGGGAAATCGCCGCCGAGACGGCAGGCCGCCGGACCGGATATGGCGCCCGGTAATCCGGCGTCCGGGGGGGGGAAGGCTTGACGGACCGCAACCCCACCATTAACATCTGAAGGAACGGGAGCGTGACGCATGAGCGGAAAAATGGAACTCGATACCGGCCGGTCCGAAGGCGCCGGCGAATCGAAGGAACTGGAAACACAACGCCGATTGGACGACGCCACGTTCGAACCGGAAGCGGCGGTCGAAGGGACCGGCGAATACCGGGAGGCGGAGGCGATCCAGGGCGCGCTCGCAACCATCATTGAGGGATCCGCGGAGAACCGGGGCGCGACGCCGCTCCCCATCCCGCGGCCGGAGGATGCCTCCGGCGCGCAATTGGACGGCAAAGGAGAGCGCCCGATACCCGCCTTCACACTCGATGGAAAAGGCGCCGATCGGTCATCCGATAAGGCCGGCGAGGTTCCACTGCCTGCGCCCGAGGAGTTGGAACGGGGCCCGGCTCCCGGCGAAGGCGAACCGTCCGCGCTGGAACGCGGCGCGGAAGACAACGGTGCGAAGATCCAATTCCGGATACAGGAAGCGGTGAACCCTCACAACAACTCCGTAATTACCGGTTCGGATGTAAAGAAGAAAAGCGAAGGCACGGAAGAGGATATTATCAAGAATTTAAAGGGGTAATGGAAACGGTCATGACGAAAAAGAAGGAGATTGCTTCGCCAAGCTTGTCCAACACCCTCTCGACACGCCCGTCACAATCCCTGCAGGGCTTCCTCTCCCCGGGTGCGGACATCTTGGAACTCGGGGATTCCTTCGGTCCACTCGATGCACCGGGTGTAACTCTCCCGGGCGGCGTCCATCCGGCTCAACTCCCGCTCGGCATCGCCGATGTCGCACCAGATCCCGGCGTTGGGCGGATGCTCGTCGCCGGGAACGCGGCCGGCGGCGGCCTCCATCAGAGTGATAAATCCGGCCAAGTCGCCGCGCTCCCTCAGTTCCTGAGCCTGAGCGATGCACGACTCCACCGATACGCAAGTCAGTGAAGAGATCCCGCCGGAAAGGATCCACCATCCGGCGGCAAGGACGATCGCGGCCGCAACGACGGCGGCGGCGATCCGCCCCCGGCGCGTGTTCAGGATCCCCCGCATCGAAGCCATCAGCGTTTCCGCGGCCGGCTTGACCCCGCCGGCCGGCGCCGGCGGTTTGGCTTCGGCCGTTTTGATCTTCCCGAGCTTCGGCGGCCGTTCCGCTTCCTCGGCCGGGACGGCTTCCGCCGCCCCTTCCCGACGGGCGGGGTCGGGGATCCCCTGTATGTTGAGTTCCGGCGGCGTCTCCATCACCTCGGTGGGCATCTGCGTCCGGCTCGGAACGGGTTCTACTTCCATCGCCATCGTCGATTGGGCGGAAACGGGCGCAGGCTGCTTCTGCCCCCCTCCGTCGACCGTTTTGAGGACGCCCTCGGGCAGGGCTTTCTCCAACGCGCGGGCGAACTCCCCGGCGCTCTTGAACCGTTCTCCGGGTTTCTTCGCCAGCGCTTTCAGCACCGCATCCTCCGCCGCGGCGGGCAGGTCCTTCCGGACGGCGCGCAAGCCGGGCGGAGGCTCATGGATGTGTTTGTGGATCACCGCCAACGGGGTGGTTTCCGCGCTGAAGGGCACCCTGCCGGTCAACAGCTCGAATGCGATCACGCCCAGCGAATACAGGTCGCTCGCCGCCGTCAGTTCCTCGCCGGTCCCTTGCTCCGGAGACATGTAGGTCGGCGTACCGATCATCACGCCGGTGGCGGTGAATTGCGCCCCGCTGAGGATGCGGGCGATGCCGAAATCCGTCAGGAACGCGCCGCCGGAGGAATCCAGCAGGATGTTGGAAGGTTTGACGTCGCGGTGGAGGATTCCGCGCCCGTGCGCGTAATCCAGCGCCTCGGCCACCTGGCGGAGGATCGAGAGCGCTTCCCGGACGGAAAGGCCCCTGCCTTCCTTGGCCAGCGCCGCGACCCGGTCCTGCAATGTCCCGGCGTCGATGAATTCCATCACCATGTAGTTGGCGTCTTCCGTCGCTTCGTAATCGAAGATCTGGACAATGCGGGGATGGCGCATCGCGGCCACCGCCTTGGCTTCGCGCTCGAAGCGGGCCAGAAACCCCTCCCCCTCAGCCAGGTGCGGATGCAGGATCTTCACCGTGACCTCGCGGCCGAGGGTGGGATGGCGGGCCTTGTAAACTTCCGCCATGCCGCCGCGGCCGAGGAGTTCCAGCAGTTTATATTTCCCGACGGTGGTTCCGACGCGATTGGGCATAT from Anaerolineales bacterium encodes the following:
- a CDS encoding SET domain-containing protein, which codes for MPFSYFVFPAEVHSNSRDFEIRRAVHNARPMRGVFARRPVAQAECALFIGTYPGRRIRMEEWRRKVKAYADRHAVSLEAAKWTLNRMTFSLERMEPGFLLDPSDENGELLPEFTNHLAGLVNEPPPGCAANAVFAYNRVRARFEVWLQNAVRAGEEIYAYYGSRYRRDYPVGEVAEDSPFHVIPADSKLIPYPGRALVPAERV
- a CDS encoding serine/threonine protein kinase, which codes for MPNRVGTTVGKYKLLELLGRGGMAEVYKARHPTLGREVTVKILHPHLAEGEGFLARFEREAKAVAAMRHPRIVQIFDYEATEDANYMVMEFIDAGTLQDRVAALAKEGRGLSVREALSILRQVAEALDYAHGRGILHRDVKPSNILLDSSGGAFLTDFGIARILSGAQFTATGVMIGTPTYMSPEQGTGEELTAASDLYSLGVIAFELLTGRVPFSAETTPLAVIHKHIHEPPPGLRAVRKDLPAAAEDAVLKALAKKPGERFKSAGEFARALEKALPEGVLKTVDGGGQKQPAPVSAQSTMAMEVEPVPSRTQMPTEVMETPPELNIQGIPDPARREGAAEAVPAEEAERPPKLGKIKTAEAKPPAPAGGVKPAAETLMASMRGILNTRRGRIAAAVVAAAIVLAAGWWILSGGISSLTCVSVESCIAQAQELRERGDLAGFITLMEAAAGRVPGDEHPPNAGIWCDIGDAERELSRMDAARESYTRCIEWTEGIPEFQDVRTRGEEALQGL